The sequence AATGATTAATACATGAACGGGAGCCTGCGGATTTATGTCTCGAAATGCAAGGACTTTATCATCCTCATAGACAATGTTCGAAGAAATTTCCTTGGATATTATTTTGTCAAATCTGAAGGAGAAAACTCAAAGCATAAGGAGCTAATTAATTCCAAGAAATAGCCCAATATCAATCTAAGTTATCTTACTATTATCTTTTAACATGTAACATTAGCCCTTAATATCATATTGGTCACTTTGTTGAATGTAAACATGAAttcatacaagattagaaaagaaaaatccaacattGTAAAGAATCTGAAACATAATTCAAATGGTTCTACGTATGGGTAGATAGATCAATGGAACAAGGTCTTTCACGTCAACCAAACAGAGGCTCTTTTCGGAGGCTTGGTTTTCTTATTGCGTATTAAGCTTAATCATGCTAGATTTAGACCCTGAACACAAGAATTTGACAAATTTCGTACCTAATAATTTGAATCCAGGTAGGCAACATTCTTTGCTTTGTTCAAGAGTTGATAATAATTTCACACTGGCATATACATATCTTCTCTCAAGTGAATAAATTCCCATATTGCTAATAATTCTTCAAGTTCAATTTTAGGAGAATAGGATTTTAAGGTTTTAGTAACATCTAATCCTCACTAATTTATTAAAGACGATACATGGTTGGAGCTCCACTGTCTGCATCAGATGCAGCGGCTTTAGCAGCAACTTCTTCATTGTTTGTAATACCAGCACGAATGGTCAATCTAGAGAAAATATAATGCAACAACAAAAACTAAGTAAATACATGAATAGCTAGATTATTGGAAATTTGGAATACTGGGAAAACTGAAAGATggtattatatttatttataggTGTTAGAAACAGAAATAAATAGTTGATCATTAAGTTTTCTCCAGTCACATCTCATTGCTTCACCGTTCGTGCCAAAGAGGGAAACAAAATATCTGACAGTAACAGCCGATGAAGGAATCATAAAGAAGTCTAAGTTAACCTATAATACACATCTTATCAATGGACAACCACATGATTCGATTATGTTTGTTAGATAATATCAAATCCCAGTTgagattttaaataattcattaACAGTTTTCCCATGGACGATACATTAAGGGCGGTTAGTAAAGCGACGACTTGACGATTTAACAGTATCCATAAAAGAATGATGTAATAAGTGATCATAACTAGAGATAGATTGTATCCATTGTCCCCAGTTCCTTAAACTTGCAGAAATCATCGACTTAAATTTACAGCTAACCCAGAACAATGCTTTGTTATGATTATCAATCATGAATAATAGATTTATCATTTATGTATTCCTTTATTCTATGACAAGATTCTAATTACCACATTATCTACCAATCATATCATAGGAATAATAGAGTGTTTAGAGGGTTGAAAAGAGAGCTTAGTGATGTTTTGACTTTTATTAGGTTTCATGATTCTCTATAGGTTTCGACTTCCGTAACTATTCTATGGGCATTATTTTCTTTCATCGGTCCCGTATTCTTTACACtggctctttttttttttttgttttattttattttatttatttattttttgtataccttttattctttaatttttttctaaagtggtttattttataaagaaatcatAGTACTCCAGGGATGAAATTATCTCATCTAACCCTGCCTGGGGATCTTGAAATTCACAAACCACAAGAGAATCGTTTATCTTTACACTAACATTTAAGACCACGGTAGAGGGTTAACTACATAGACATGTGTAGTGTTATAGCACAATTTCATTCTGCTTCTAAGTCGAAACGGCTAGTAGTTTAGTTCCCCAAACAACCCAGTGACAAGATGTAGGAAAAATTCAAAAATGGTAAGGTAAATATTTTTCTCAAGATATCAAGTTTTCTGTCACAGAACCCCATTTCCGTGAAACAGATTGAAAGTTCCATCCCTCTTGAAGGAAACTAGATAATCTTTTATTGTCAACCATGAGATATTTTCTACTTGCTAGAAAACAGAACAGTAACAATAGCAAAATGGAtaatatttcttctcttcccttgTATTACAATCGAAATAAACCAAAACCATAAAAAGAATCGCTTGATTTCAAAATAATCCTTGTAAGTAAATAGAAAATTGGTTGTATACCTTCGAGAGTGAGTGCGAAGTGGGAGGAGAAAAGTCGAGAAATGGTAGCTGGAATGTTTCAATTTCGCAGTCACCAATGTTCTTGTAGTCGTAGCTACACATTGCCTGCTGGCTCCATACAAAAGCGAACAATTTTACAATTCATCGTGCTAAAGAAGAgataaaataaagaagaagatagAAGGAACAAGAAAACACCTCAAGAAAGACGTCCCAGCAGCCATTGGCTTTCTCAATCAACCCAAAATTTCAAAGGAGTGTTTAACAAACGGTTGATGAGTTAGGTTCGGTTCAGTCCTTTGAGaatgttatttttctaaaaatacgCAAGCTTTTTACTAATGGGTTGG comes from Cucumis melo cultivar AY chromosome 12, USDA_Cmelo_AY_1.0, whole genome shotgun sequence and encodes:
- the LOC103498251 gene encoding 14 kDa zinc-binding protein isoform X4, with protein sequence MAAGTSFLRQCVATTTRTLVTAKLKHSSYHFSTFLLPLRTHSRRFDKIISKEISSNIVYEDDKVLAFRDINPQAPVHVLIIPKLRDGLTELGKAEARHGEILGRLLYAAKIVAEKEGIVEGFRVVINSGASACQSVYHLHLHVLGGRQMKWPPG
- the LOC103498251 gene encoding 14 kDa zinc-binding protein isoform X2, with product MAAGTSFLRQCVATTTRTLVTAKLKHSSYHFSTFLLPLRTHSRRLTIRAGITNNEEVAAKAAASDADSGAPTIFDKIISKEISSNIVYEDDKVLAFRDINPQAPVHVLIIPKLRDGLTELGKAEARHGEILGRLLYAAKIVAEKEGIVEGFRVVINSGASACQSVYHLHLHVLGGRQMKWPPG
- the LOC103498251 gene encoding 14 kDa zinc-binding protein isoform X1, whose translation is MAAGTSFLSRQCVATTTRTLVTAKLKHSSYHFSTFLLPLRTHSRRLTIRAGITNNEEVAAKAAASDADSGAPTIFDKIISKEISSNIVYEDDKVLAFRDINPQAPVHVLIIPKLRDGLTELGKAEARHGEILGRLLYAAKIVAEKEGIVEGFRVVINSGASACQSVYHLHLHVLGGRQMKWPPG
- the LOC103498251 gene encoding 14 kDa zinc-binding protein isoform X3; its protein translation is MAAGTSFLSRQCVATTTRTLVTAKLKHSSYHFSTFLLPLRTHSRRFDKIISKEISSNIVYEDDKVLAFRDINPQAPVHVLIIPKLRDGLTELGKAEARHGEILGRLLYAAKIVAEKEGIVEGFRVVINSGASACQSVYHLHLHVLGGRQMKWPPG